A single window of Nicotiana tomentosiformis chromosome 1, ASM39032v3, whole genome shotgun sequence DNA harbors:
- the LOC104086602 gene encoding hydrophobic protein LTI6A-like has protein sequence MGDSTMTCVDILLAIILPPLGVFLKFGCQVEFWICVLLTLFGWLPGIVYAVWVLTK, from the exons atgggaGACAGCACAATGACATGCGTAGACATTCTTTTGGCAATCATCTTGCCTCCCCTTGGTGTTTTCCTCAAGTTCGGCTGCCAG GTGGAGTTCTGGATCTGTGTTTTGCTGACTCTCTTTGGATGGTTGCCTGGTATTGTCTATGCTGTTTGGGTCCTAACCAAGTGA